TTCAGGCAATGGATACTGATAACAGCGGTGCAATCACATTTGATGAACTCAAAGCTGGCCTGAGGAAATACGGATCCACCTTGAAAGACACAGAGATCCATGATCTTATGGAAGCGGTACAACATCGAATCTTTATTTGGCCGTTTTGTTGTGTATTCTTACGCTGGAGCTCTTTGTATTGATTGGACAGGCTGATGTGGACAACAGTGGGACAATTGATTACAGCGAGTTCATTGCAGCGACCATCCATCTCAACAAACTGGAACGTGAAGAACATCTTGTAGCTGCGTTTCAATACTTTGACAAAGACGGAAGCGGTTACATAACGATAGACGAGCTGCAACAAGCGTGTGTTGAACATAGTATGACTGATGTTTTCCTTGAAGACATCATCAAAGAAGTTGATAAAAACAATGTAAGCTTTTATTATGACGtcagatgataaaaaaaaataagaaacttgTTGATTTTGTTGTTTATGTTAACAGGATGGGCAGATTGATTATGGTGAGTTTGTGGAGATGATGCAAAAGGGAAATGCTGGTGTTGGGAGAAGGACGATGAGAAATAGTCTGAACATTAGCATGAGAGATGCATAGAGAGGTTGGTGTTTTTAATCTGTTGACTGCAAAGGTGTGTTCAACACTCTCAATCCTCACCAcatagaagaagaaggagagaccAGACCGAGTTCATAAGCTGTGGAAGAACGAGCTAATAATGTTTAACTACATTGTGACTTAACAGTTTTTTCTTCACCTCTCTGTGGTTGTTTGTATGTTTGTTTGTTATGGCCATTGTTGAAGTTAGTGACTTTTGTTTATCTTCAACTATTCAATCTTGTATTTGTATTGTAAAacgaaaaaaattatcttatgtTGTGTGTTTCTTTCTAAGCATGTTTTAATTTCTTTCTAGACGATTATGACCTTTAATCAAATATCAGACTAACACAGTTGggattaaataaatatgaaaacacCAATGGCATATGATGAGCTAGCAAGTCTCAATCATGTAATCAAGGTGTATCTGTCTTTCGCACtcaaataaaaccaaaactCAAGGCTGTTTCGACACAAATCATTCATTGGCACCTATCTGTAAATTGGAACACTACCAAAACcatttttgtattatttatacatatattttatatatattttggcaACCTTCATAGTTCATATTCACATGCTTTGTAACGCCGCAagcattaataaaaataatatcaaaactatTTTTGGTGTCATTTGTTTACCAGTCAATACATTCGTAACTTAAACCAAACTTTAAACTGGTGCTTACCTAATCAGATTTTAAAGCAAAGATCGCATAACCATAATCGATCACAAACTGAATCATGAAACTTATCGTTAAACAATGTaggtttttatttgttaatgtAAACGatgtaggtttttttttttttttttcaaaataatgatcaataaaaataaaataaacaatttgcCACCGACGATATTACTACCACCGACAAATGCAATGTCGGCTGTGCATCTCAGTTTAATGCAACCGACGTTTCGTTTAGACTATGTTTTTCACATTCACATTTTCGTAGAAAACCCCCACAAAATGGGGAAATTATTCAGTGTTGttgctttatttatttatctgaaAACAACAAAGGTCGTCTTTAGTGGTGGATTTAGAAATAGTTTTTATCAGGAGCAAAACTATAAAACCTTAGTAATGCATTTACAAATTCAAATTTTCATCAGAGGTATTACTAAAACTCTATACAAAATTACTAACTAAAAATAATCATGGTGGGCAGTTGCCCACTCACTTAGCCTCTGCCCTGCTCGTCTGCTTCACTTGTAAAATAATGGTGTCGGTCATGGATCCTCGGGGTTTGATATGTTTTCACATTAGTAGTAGTTTTACTTTTAACGTAATTGAATCTGTTTTTAGTACTACTATTGATGACGGTGGCCAAAGAATTGGCGCGTAAAaagtaacaaacaaaataacagATTTTTACATAATTGCATGgttattaaatacaaaaatacaacTGCACAAACAACAtgtaaaacaaaccaaactaatgaaatattttcttttaaaaaaaactaggcAAATTAATTATAGCAACAAAATacatcatcatttttaaaaatgaacaCATCGCTTCGCTTGTATATGATTTTGATTATACCTCCAATTCAACAAAATGGAAACGAATAATATTCTTTGAGACAAATGACAAAACAgagaatcatcatcatcgttgaCGCTTCTGTTTGCATGAAAGAGGAAGAGTGTCGGAAGAAGATCCCATGAGAGTGCGGATCTGAGAACGGAGCTTGAAGAAGACGTGCATTATGCTTCCTTTGTTGTGAGAACCAATTGTTTTAGCTTCCTCTCTGCTAAGCTCGAGATCTCTGATGAAAATGGGTTTCCTCGAGAGGATCCATGACCAGCCCCACTCCCACCATTCTTTGGCCGAGCTTCCTACTTGCTTTCCCATATCTGAAACGGATTTGGACTTGGGGAACCGAGATGCGATCTCTGATGGTTGGTTTAGGAGATTgagtgagagagaagagagacgaCGGCGTATAACACCAGGCTGGTCATCTTTAGTGGGACTACTAAGGCGTTGAGAGACGGGGAGAGAAGTAGGTTTGCGAATCTGGAGAGTTTTCATCATTGAGCtcatttctgtttttttaatttctgtagagagaaagagagatgatgaagaagagaaaTGAAACTTTTGGAGCAAGAGAGAATGAGATTGG
The sequence above is drawn from the Raphanus sativus cultivar WK10039 unplaced genomic scaffold, ASM80110v3 Scaffold1368, whole genome shotgun sequence genome and encodes:
- the LOC108841476 gene encoding uncharacterized protein LOC108841476, whose protein sequence is MSSMMKTLQIRKPTSLPVSQRLSSPTKDDQPGVIRRRLSSLSLNLLNQPSEIASRFPKSKSVSDMGKQVGSSAKEWWEWGWSWILSRKPIFIRDLELSREEAKTIGSHNKGSIMHVFFKLRSQIRTLMGSSSDTLPLSCKQKRQR